A DNA window from Pithys albifrons albifrons isolate INPA30051 chromosome 7, PitAlb_v1, whole genome shotgun sequence contains the following coding sequences:
- the FYCO1 gene encoding FYVE and coiled-coil domain-containing protein 1 isoform X5 encodes MATTSGESQLQRIIRDLQDAVTELSKEFKEGGEPITDDSVNLQKFSYKLEYLLQFDQKEKSTLLGNRKDYWDYFCDCLAKIKGANDGIRFVKSITELRTSLGKGRAFLRYSLVHQRLADTLQQCFMNTKVTSDWYYARSPFLNSKMSSDIVGQLYELTDVQFDLASRGYDLDAAWPAFARRTLTSLGSSAYLWKPPSRSSSMSSLVSNYLQAQEFPSSPDVNSSLNAEHLEGYEEMRLELDQAELRQRELQDRIRQLEMENQELQAAVSLQKEQVQVEKEKSNNYSEENSRLTKIITELQKQCEVSHSTQSTVHDLQKCLQSLELNAVEQQKEYSTKVEQLLSSKDDCASKLQVSNQELEASRALVAMNSLCIDELKAKLSSAEQKNLNLLAKVDAALDEKGQQATAQCDSALQIRALLEKLQEMEKERADMQRLNDEHASQLKAAKEELQRKEQAQKELESRYNRLTADSKEESEKLTGSLKTMTKEKDALQKALTLKGEEMAELQTQAVSEECGKVREELEEQKRQQHAAEEEITELQAANTSLSRKLDEAREQLSESESARLQKEEEVTSLRELLERIQKEADEAKEKILDYTEKLSKVAADKDSSDQKLFAELDDLTRTKHFLEERLIELIRDKDALWQKSDALEFQQKLSAEQRWQGDTEVNHCLDCQRVFSWMVRRHHCRMCGRIFCYYCCNNYMVTKPGGKKERCCRACFSKPRVIVDSTDDSGSSANQEGSPASLESPVSPSERAFVASEASKPPDDAAFDIITDEELCQVQESESLHNESQMERVSLDQNMTDLNSTCNSSTFDESEEWQVAQDAEICLLKSGEIMIKLPLTVEEIINFGESNRELFIKSSTYSIIPITVTEMGLTISWIFSSDPKSISFSVVYQEAEDTPLDQCKVLIPMTRCNSHKETIRGQVKVRNPGIYTLIFDNTFSRFISKRVFYHLAVERPVIYDGSDFP; translated from the exons ATGCTGTGACTGAATTAAGTAAAGAATTTAAAGAAGGAGGGGAACCGATCACAGATGACAGTGTCAACTTGCAAAAATTCTCCTACAAGCTTGAGTACCTTCTACAG TTTgaccaaaaagaaaagagcacaTTGCTGGGGAACAGAAAAGACTACTGGGATTATTTCTGCGACTGTCTGGCAAAAATCAAAGGAGCTAATGATGGAATCCGCTTTGTCAAGTCTATTACAGAA CTACGAACAtctcttggaaaaggaagagCATTTCTTCGTTACTCCCTGGTTCACCAAAGACTAGCAGACACCTTGCAGCAGTGTTTTATGAACACCAAGGTGACCAG tgACTGGTACTATGCAAGAAGTCCATTTCTGAATTCCAAAATGAGTTCTGACATTGTGGGTCAACTCTATGAGCTCACTGATGTTCAGTTTGACTTGGCATCAAGAGGGTATGATTTAGATGCTGCTTGGCCAGCATTTGCCAG AAGGACACTGACCTCGCTTGGATCTTCAGCATATTTATGGAAGCCCCCAAGTCGCAGTTCCAGCATGAGCAGTTTAGTGAGCAACTATTTGCAG GCCCAAGAGTTTCCCTCCAGCCCTGATGTAAATAGCTCACTAAATGCTGAACACCTTGAGGGCTATGAGGAGATGCGTTTAGAACTTGACCAGGCTGAGCTGAGGCAGAGGGAACTTCAAGATCGTATTCGCCAGCTAGAAATGGAAAACCAGGAGCTCCAGGCGGCTGTCAGCCTTCAAAAAGAACAAGTACaagtagaaaaggaaaaaagcaataaCTACAGTGAGGAGAACTCTCGGCTGACAAAGATAATCACAGAGTTACAGAAGCAGTGTGAGGTTTCACACTCCACTCAGAGCACTGTCCATGACCTGCAGAAGTGCCTACAGTCACTGGAATTAAATGCAgtggagcagcagaaggagtATTCGACGAAAGTGGAGCAGCTGTTGTCCAGCAAGGATGACTGTGCCTCAAAATTGCAGGTTTCAAATCAAGAGCTGGAGGCCTCGAGGGCTTTGGTTGCTATGAATAGTCTTTGCATCGATGAGCTCAAAGCCAAGCTGAGTTCCGCAGAACAGAAGAACCTCAATCTTCTTGCAAAAGTTGATGCTGCATTGGACGAAAAGGGACAGCAAGCCACAGCCCAGTGTGACTCTGCCCTACAAATACGGGCTCTGTTAGAGAAGCTTCaggagatggaaaaggaaagggcaGATATGCAAAGACTCAATGATGAACATGCATCTCAGCTGAAAGCAGCAAAGGAGGAGCTGCAGCGGAAAGAACAGGCACAGAAAGAACTGGAATCCAGATACAATCGCCTTACTGCTGACTCCAAAGAAGAGAGTGAAAAGCTGACTGGGAGCCTGAAAACCATGACAAAGGAAAAGGATGCACTTCAGAAGGCTCTGACTCTGAAAGGAGAGGAGATGGCTGAGCTCCAGACCCAG GCTGTCAGTGAGGAGTGTGGGAAAGTAAGAGAGGAGCTTGAGGAGCAGAAGCGACAACAGCATGCTGCGGAGGAAGAGATTACGGAGTTACAA GCTGCAAACACGAGTTTGTCCAGAAAGCTGGATGAAGCAAGAGAGCAGCTGTCTGAATCAGAATCTGCTCGGctgcagaaggaagaggaggtgaCATCTCTTAGAGAACTCTTGGAAAG GATCCAAAAAGAAGCTGATGAAGCAAAAGAGAAGATCCTGGATTACACTGAGAAGCTCAGCAAGGTGGCAGCAGACAAAGATAGCAGTGACCAGAAGTTATTTGCTGAACTGGATGACCTGACAAGAACAAAACACTTCCTTGAAGAGCGTTTGATAGAACTTATCAG AGATAAGGATGCTTTGTGGCAAAAATCTGATGCTCTGGAGTTCCAGCAGAagctcagtgcagagcagaggtggCAGGGGGACACAGAAGTTAATCACTGTCTGGACTGCCAGAGAGTGTTCTCATGGATGGTGCGCCGACACCACTGCAG AATGTGTGGTCGCATTTTCTGCTACTACTGCTGCAACAACTACATGGTGACAAAACCTGGTGGAAAAAAGGAGCGTTGCTGCAGGGCTTGCTTTAGTAAGCCTAGAGTCATTGTGGACAGTACAGATGACTCTGGATCCAGTGCCAACCAGGAAGGATCACCAGCTTCATTGGAATCGCCTGTGTCACCGTCTGAGAGGGCTTTTG TTGCAAGTGAAGCTTCTAAACCACCAGATGATGCAGCATTTGATATAATCACTGATGAGGAGCTGTGCCAAGTACAGGAATCAGAGTCTCTCCACAATGAAAGTCAGATGGAAAGAGTATCTCTGGATCAAAACATGACAGATCT AAACAGCACATGTAATTCTTCAACCTTTGATGAATCTGAAGAGTGGCAAGTTGCTCAAGATGCTGAGATATGCTTGTTGAAGTCAGGAGAAATCAT GATCAAATTACCCCTTACAGTGGAAGAGATCATAAATTTTGGAGAAAGTAACAGAGAGCTGTTCATTAAATCCAGCACCTACAGTATCATTCCCATCACTGTTACAGAGATGGGGCTAACAATTAGCTGGATCTTTTCCTCAGACCCTAAAAGCATATCCTTCAGTGTTGTCTACCAAGAGGCCGAAGACACACCGCTGGATCAGTGCAAA GTTCTTATCCCTATGACTCGCTGCAACTCTCATAAGGAAACTATCAGAGGACAGGTGAAAGTCAGAAACCCTGGAATCTACACACTGATATTTGACAACACATTCTCTAG GTTTATCTCAAAAAGAGTGTTTTATCACTTGGCTGTTGAACGACCTGTCATCTATGATGGAAGTGATTTTCCATAG